A genomic stretch from Anaerolinea thermophila UNI-1 includes:
- the topA gene encoding type I DNA topoisomerase has product MVIEAYCVKCKTKREIQDPVAEFTATGSPVTRGVCPVCGTKIFRLGKTPEHEKLTPPESVRKEKTKTRSGKLVIVESPAKAKTVGRFLGKGFTVKASVGHVRDLLRSELSVDIEHDFQPKYRVPNEKRAVVKELKALAQEAEEIYLATDPDREGEAIAWHLMQAAEIDPRLSKRVVFHEITKPAIDEAFSHPREINMALVDAQQARRVLDRLVGYNLSPLLWEKVRSRLSAGRVQSVALRLIVEREREIQAFIPVEYWSIEAELQPEGVSSTFIAKLSKIDEQDPELPNQEVVSRYLADLEQALFIISKIRRSERRRKPAAPFITSTLQQEASRRLGFTARRTMAIAQQLYEGLDVGEGGTTGLITYMRTDSTNISEVALREVREFIKETYGGSYLPESPLQYKTRAVSAQEAHEAIRPTSVARTPEKVKPYLSPEQYKLYQLVWQRFVACQMESAVYDTLSVEVDAKGEEHQYLFRASGSTLKFPGFLVVYEESRDEDQVSEDEGTETRIPAHIQEGQKQELVRLIPEQHFTQPPPRYTEATLVQVLEENGIGRPSTYAPILSTIQERGYVVRDGKRLVPTETGILVNDLIVAHFPDIVDTGFTAKMEEDLDRIAAGNEKWVNVIRQFYQSFSPQVERARMLMPESKSEPEKVGRQCPQCGHDLIVRWGRFGKFISCSNFPNCRYTEPWLEKIGVRCPKDGGEIVERRTRKGRVFYGCENYPNCDFTSWKRPIPASCPQCSGMLVIANKREVQCLSCQEMFLMEQFVENVEVNQP; this is encoded by the coding sequence ATGGTAATTGAAGCCTATTGTGTAAAGTGCAAAACCAAACGAGAAATTCAGGATCCTGTTGCGGAATTTACAGCGACCGGGTCACCAGTGACCAGGGGTGTCTGCCCTGTATGTGGTACAAAGATCTTTAGATTGGGAAAAACCCCTGAACATGAAAAACTGACCCCGCCCGAATCAGTTAGAAAAGAAAAAACCAAGACGAGGTCGGGTAAACTGGTGATTGTCGAGTCCCCTGCCAAGGCGAAAACTGTGGGGCGGTTTCTGGGAAAAGGCTTCACGGTTAAAGCCTCGGTCGGGCATGTAAGAGATTTGCTCCGCTCAGAACTTTCCGTTGATATAGAACATGATTTTCAACCCAAATATCGTGTACCTAATGAGAAAAGGGCTGTTGTAAAGGAGTTGAAAGCCCTTGCTCAGGAAGCTGAGGAAATTTATCTGGCAACCGACCCTGATCGTGAAGGTGAGGCGATTGCCTGGCATCTTATGCAAGCCGCCGAAATCGACCCACGGCTTTCCAAACGGGTGGTATTCCACGAAATCACCAAGCCGGCCATTGACGAGGCGTTCTCTCACCCCCGAGAAATTAATATGGCATTGGTGGATGCTCAGCAAGCCCGGCGTGTGCTTGATCGCCTGGTAGGGTATAACCTGAGCCCTTTGCTGTGGGAAAAAGTGCGTAGCCGCTTGTCTGCTGGTCGAGTGCAATCGGTAGCTCTGAGATTGATTGTTGAGCGTGAAAGAGAAATTCAGGCGTTCATTCCGGTGGAATACTGGAGTATAGAAGCGGAACTTCAGCCTGAAGGGGTATCTTCGACTTTTATTGCAAAGTTGTCCAAAATTGATGAGCAGGATCCTGAACTTCCCAATCAAGAGGTTGTCAGCCGATACTTGGCCGATTTGGAACAAGCCCTCTTCATCATTAGCAAAATCAGGCGCAGTGAACGTCGAAGAAAACCAGCCGCCCCCTTCATTACCTCAACTCTCCAACAAGAGGCTTCTCGCCGCTTAGGCTTTACAGCGCGGCGTACGATGGCTATTGCTCAACAACTATATGAGGGTTTGGATGTGGGTGAAGGTGGGACAACGGGCTTAATCACTTACATGCGAACGGACTCAACAAATATTTCTGAAGTGGCTTTGAGGGAGGTTCGGGAATTTATCAAAGAAACTTATGGAGGTTCTTATTTGCCAGAATCCCCCCTTCAATATAAGACTCGTGCTGTTTCTGCGCAAGAAGCCCATGAAGCCATACGACCGACTTCGGTTGCGCGAACACCTGAAAAGGTCAAGCCTTACCTGTCACCAGAGCAATATAAACTTTATCAATTGGTTTGGCAACGGTTTGTAGCCTGTCAGATGGAATCTGCTGTCTACGATACATTATCTGTAGAGGTGGATGCAAAAGGAGAGGAGCATCAATACCTCTTTAGAGCAAGCGGGTCCACGTTAAAGTTCCCTGGTTTCTTGGTGGTGTATGAGGAATCTCGCGATGAGGACCAGGTTTCTGAGGATGAGGGAACAGAAACTCGTATTCCTGCCCACATTCAAGAAGGCCAGAAGCAGGAATTGGTGCGGTTAATCCCTGAACAGCATTTCACCCAACCTCCTCCGAGGTATACGGAAGCCACTCTGGTGCAAGTACTTGAAGAAAACGGTATTGGGCGTCCTTCCACATATGCCCCGATTTTATCTACCATTCAGGAACGAGGCTATGTTGTTCGTGATGGAAAGCGCCTTGTCCCCACTGAAACGGGAATCCTGGTCAATGATTTGATCGTGGCGCATTTCCCGGATATTGTGGATACAGGTTTCACCGCAAAGATGGAAGAAGACCTTGACCGTATTGCGGCAGGCAACGAAAAATGGGTAAATGTGATTCGGCAGTTTTATCAATCCTTTTCGCCACAGGTGGAAAGAGCCAGGATGTTGATGCCGGAAAGTAAATCTGAGCCTGAAAAGGTGGGGCGACAATGTCCACAATGCGGGCATGATTTAATTGTCCGATGGGGACGGTTTGGAAAATTTATTTCTTGCAGCAATTTCCCCAATTGCCGTTACACTGAACCATGGCTGGAGAAAATTGGTGTGCGGTGCCCGAAAGATGGCGGCGAAATTGTGGAAAGACGTACCCGTAAAGGACGCGTCTTTTATGGGTGTGAAAATTACCCGAATTGCGATTTCACTTCATGGAAGCGTCCAATCCCAGCGTCCTGTCCTCAATGCAGTGGAATGTTGGTCATTGCCAATAAAAGAGAGGTGCAATGCCTGTCTTGCCAGGAAAT
- a CDS encoding mannose-1-phosphate guanylyltransferase, which produces MDYSHYFAVIMAGGGGTRLWPLSRQHHPKHMIRLGGDQSFFQQTVERLKGLISTKHILVVTVKEQASELQLQCPEIPAENYLLEPFPKGTASVVGLASVAIYARDPEATMIVLPSDHVIKNVEAFQHLAKSAYRLAQEKRLVTLGIKPTRASTGYGYIQRGEFLGYYENLPAFRVVKFTEKPDRETAQHFIESGNYDWNSGIFIWRVDQIRQEIQTSMPELYDAMERLSLVWNTGHWIKAVQQEWANLKTETIDYGIMEKTSRAVVLPAEGLGWNDVGAWDSFFEVFEPDESGNVLHQSKHLGLSTNNTLVVSEKPERVIVTIGVNDLIIVDTSDALLVCSKEQVQRVKEIVALFREGNSKELKELLRFGDDPQRYL; this is translated from the coding sequence ATGGACTATTCTCATTATTTTGCGGTGATTATGGCAGGTGGGGGTGGCACACGCTTATGGCCGCTTTCCCGTCAGCATCATCCAAAGCATATGATTCGCTTGGGCGGAGATCAAAGTTTCTTTCAGCAAACGGTTGAGCGTCTTAAGGGGTTGATTTCAACAAAACATATTCTTGTGGTGACTGTAAAGGAACAAGCCTCGGAATTGCAATTGCAATGTCCTGAAATTCCTGCTGAGAATTACTTGCTGGAACCTTTTCCGAAAGGAACTGCTTCGGTTGTGGGGTTGGCATCTGTAGCCATTTATGCCCGAGATCCTGAAGCCACGATGATTGTTTTGCCTTCTGATCATGTGATCAAGAATGTCGAAGCATTTCAGCATTTAGCAAAAAGTGCCTATCGACTGGCTCAGGAGAAACGTTTGGTCACTTTGGGAATTAAACCAACCCGTGCATCTACAGGGTATGGCTATATCCAGCGTGGTGAATTTCTGGGGTATTACGAGAATCTTCCTGCCTTCAGGGTGGTTAAGTTTACAGAAAAACCTGATCGTGAAACTGCTCAGCATTTCATAGAAAGTGGAAACTACGATTGGAACTCTGGTATTTTTATTTGGCGGGTGGATCAAATTAGACAGGAAATTCAAACGTCTATGCCTGAGTTATATGATGCAATGGAAAGGTTATCCTTGGTGTGGAACACCGGGCATTGGATAAAAGCCGTACAGCAAGAGTGGGCGAATTTGAAAACCGAAACAATAGATTATGGTATTATGGAAAAAACCAGCCGGGCAGTGGTATTACCGGCTGAGGGGTTGGGATGGAATGACGTTGGAGCATGGGATTCTTTCTTTGAGGTCTTTGAGCCGGATGAAAGTGGGAACGTGCTTCATCAATCCAAGCACTTGGGTTTGTCCACAAACAACACTCTCGTAGTGTCTGAGAAACCCGAAAGAGTCATTGTGACAATTGGCGTAAATGATTTGATCATTGTGGATACCTCAGATGCATTATTGGTTTGTTCCAAAGAGCAGGTGCAACGGGTAAAAGAAATCGTTGCTCTGTTTAGAGAAGGTAACAGTAAAGAACTTAAAGAACTTCTCCGATTCGGAGACGATCCCCAACGATACCTGTAG
- the dprA gene encoding DNA-processing protein DprA translates to MDSRLYWIGFNMVRGVGAVRFRTLLNHFGSLEIAWNAPQEALKEAGLSPKSIQHLQHLREEPNFFKRLSDYLEKHQICYVLWDDPEYPTLLKQIDQPPPVLYYKGDLLPQDEIAVAIVGTRKMTTYGRQVTEEVASFLARNGVCVVSGLARGVDAVAHEVALKEGGRTFAVLGCGLDRIYPPEHSKLAEKIIQQGALISDYAPGTPPDAVNFPPRNRIISGLSLATVVVEAGEESGALITATFAVEQGREVFAVPGNIHASQSKGTNRLIQQGAIPLLSAEEILEDLHLSRVSEKQTAKKVLPADPLEEKILKALEQQPLHIDEISIAIDLPVEQVSAILTFMELKGLVRHLGTMIYASLYDSSLLKKGK, encoded by the coding sequence GTGGATTCTCGTTTATACTGGATTGGTTTCAATATGGTCAGGGGGGTGGGAGCAGTTCGTTTCCGAACTCTCCTGAACCATTTTGGCAGTTTAGAAATTGCCTGGAATGCTCCCCAGGAGGCATTAAAAGAAGCTGGCTTATCCCCCAAATCTATCCAGCATTTGCAACATCTGCGAGAAGAACCGAATTTTTTTAAGCGCCTTTCCGATTATCTGGAAAAGCATCAAATTTGTTACGTGCTTTGGGATGATCCCGAATACCCTACTTTGTTAAAACAAATTGATCAACCTCCACCCGTCTTATACTACAAAGGGGATCTTCTTCCTCAAGACGAGATTGCCGTTGCCATTGTAGGTACAAGAAAAATGACTACTTATGGTCGTCAGGTTACGGAGGAGGTTGCTTCTTTTCTGGCAAGGAATGGAGTTTGTGTGGTGAGTGGACTGGCCCGAGGTGTAGATGCGGTTGCACATGAGGTTGCACTTAAAGAAGGGGGGAGAACTTTTGCGGTTCTGGGTTGTGGATTAGACCGAATTTATCCTCCCGAACACAGTAAACTTGCAGAGAAAATTATCCAGCAGGGAGCACTGATCAGCGATTATGCCCCTGGAACTCCGCCAGATGCGGTTAATTTTCCCCCACGAAATCGAATCATTTCTGGCTTAAGCCTGGCAACGGTTGTGGTGGAGGCAGGAGAGGAAAGCGGGGCTTTAATTACAGCCACATTTGCAGTGGAACAAGGTAGAGAGGTCTTTGCGGTTCCGGGCAATATCCATGCTTCGCAGAGTAAAGGAACCAATCGTTTGATCCAACAGGGTGCTATTCCATTACTTTCTGCAGAAGAAATTCTGGAAGATTTGCACCTTTCCAGAGTCTCGGAAAAACAAACGGCAAAAAAAGTTTTGCCTGCAGATCCTTTAGAAGAAAAAATTTTGAAAGCGCTGGAACAACAACCATTGCATATTGATGAAATCAGCATCGCCATTGATTTGCCTGTAGAACAGGTTTCTGCTATTTTGACTTTTATGGAACTGAAGGGACTGGTCAGACACCTTGGTACAATGATATATGCTTCATTGTATGATTCATCCTTGTTGAAAAAAGGAAAGTAA
- the rimM gene encoding ribosome maturation factor RimM (Essential for efficient processing of 16S rRNA) encodes MNRKPSSSPRSKKQTAGSPVEGEPVFVAVGFLRRPHGIHGEMLMDVLTDFPERMKPHRQLFLGDSHEPVRIEKVRWADQSMLIKFEGMDDAEALGRFRNTVVYVLADQLPPLPEGQYYHHQLLGLRVVSDEGQFLGVLEQILETGANDVYLVHTPEDKEILLPAIEEVILSVNLEDGEMVVHLQEWA; translated from the coding sequence ATGAACCGTAAGCCATCATCCTCCCCAAGATCTAAAAAGCAAACTGCAGGCTCGCCAGTAGAGGGTGAGCCTGTGTTTGTTGCGGTTGGTTTTTTGCGACGTCCACACGGCATTCATGGGGAAATGCTCATGGATGTCCTTACAGATTTTCCCGAAAGAATGAAACCTCATCGCCAGCTTTTTTTGGGTGATTCCCATGAGCCTGTCCGAATCGAAAAAGTACGATGGGCTGATCAGTCCATGCTCATCAAGTTTGAGGGCATGGATGATGCCGAGGCGTTAGGGCGCTTCCGTAACACGGTTGTTTATGTTCTCGCTGACCAACTTCCTCCATTACCAGAAGGGCAATACTATCATCATCAATTGTTAGGGTTGAGGGTTGTTAGCGACGAGGGACAATTTCTCGGTGTCCTTGAGCAAATTCTTGAGACCGGGGCAAATGATGTATACCTTGTTCATACTCCGGAGGATAAAGAAATCCTTTTACCTGCAATTGAAGAAGTGATCCTCTCGGTGAACCTGGAAGACGGTGAAATGGTCGTTCATCTTCAGGAGTGGGCATAA
- a CDS encoding KH domain-containing protein, protein MKDLIEYIARSLVDQVDKVEVTQQKGPGGKIKFELRVAREDMGRVIGKGGKVANAMRVLLRVAAARDEKQATLDVIEPK, encoded by the coding sequence GTGAAAGACTTAATCGAGTATATTGCACGTTCTCTGGTTGATCAGGTAGATAAGGTTGAAGTGACCCAACAAAAAGGTCCTGGGGGAAAAATTAAGTTTGAATTACGGGTAGCGCGAGAAGACATGGGGCGGGTCATTGGGAAAGGTGGTAAAGTTGCCAATGCTATGCGGGTGCTTTTGCGCGTTGCTGCTGCCCGTGACGAGAAACAAGCCACTTTAGACGTGATTGAACCCAAATGA
- the rpsP gene encoding 30S ribosomal protein S16: MVRIRLRRTGLKKQPTYRVVVANSEAPRDGRFIEILGHYNPRTEPFTLEVDEDRVYYWMSVGAQPSEAVLKLFKSTGIMDRFARFKNGEPKEKLLEEARAYFATRGTNPKTRLAS, encoded by the coding sequence ATGGTTCGCATTCGATTGCGCCGCACTGGTTTGAAAAAACAACCTACCTATCGTGTTGTCGTTGCCAACAGCGAAGCTCCACGCGATGGTCGTTTCATTGAGATCCTGGGGCATTACAATCCTCGCACGGAGCCTTTCACGCTTGAGGTGGATGAAGATCGGGTGTATTACTGGATGAGCGTTGGAGCTCAACCCAGCGAAGCGGTCTTGAAACTTTTTAAGTCCACAGGCATTATGGATCGCTTTGCCCGCTTTAAGAACGGTGAGCCGAAGGAGAAATTGCTGGAAGAAGCAAGGGCTTACTTTGCGACACGGGGTACCAATCCTAAAACTCGTCTTGCTTCGTAA
- the ffh gene encoding signal recognition particle protein: MFETLTQRLEQIFTNLRRRGKLTEQDVDAVMREVRLALLEADVHYSVVKDFVSRVRERAVGAEVSRALNPAQQVIKIVHEELIKTLGEPQWLNLTGPKPRALMLVGLQGSGKTTAAAKLARLLRSQGERVLLVAADPYRPAAVKQLQTLGEKVGVPVYYEEKVAPPLLCAKAYEHAQKGGYSVIIMDTAGRSQLDDALMAELKAITDKVSPADILLVVDSMIGQEALHVAQGFRQAVNLTGLIMTKMDGDSRGGAAISIRSVTGVPIKFLGTGEGIDALEVYDPSRLASRILGMGDVIGLIEKAQQAYDEKTAREQAEKMMSGRFTLEDFANQLRQVKKLGPLAQILEMLPGQLGQAAKMVDPKDAERQLKMTEAIINSMTREERLNPDILNASRRRRIARGSGTDVQDVNRLIKQFREAQKLFKTFQKTGGRGLPNLFG, encoded by the coding sequence GTGTTTGAAACACTAACGCAACGGCTGGAGCAAATCTTTACGAACCTGCGGCGGCGTGGAAAGTTGACCGAGCAGGATGTAGACGCTGTAATGCGCGAGGTAAGGTTAGCTCTCCTCGAGGCCGATGTCCATTACAGTGTTGTAAAGGATTTTGTTTCTCGCGTGCGTGAGCGGGCGGTAGGTGCAGAGGTTTCGCGAGCATTAAATCCTGCCCAGCAGGTGATTAAGATTGTTCATGAAGAATTGATCAAAACACTTGGTGAGCCTCAGTGGTTGAATCTAACGGGGCCAAAGCCGCGAGCATTGATGTTGGTTGGTTTGCAAGGGTCCGGCAAAACGACTGCGGCAGCGAAGTTGGCTCGGCTTTTGCGCTCCCAAGGCGAAAGGGTTTTACTGGTCGCTGCCGACCCTTACCGACCTGCAGCGGTCAAACAGTTGCAAACTCTAGGAGAGAAGGTGGGCGTCCCTGTTTATTACGAAGAAAAAGTTGCTCCACCGCTCCTTTGTGCTAAGGCATATGAGCATGCCCAAAAAGGTGGTTATTCGGTTATTATCATGGATACGGCGGGGCGTTCTCAGCTGGATGACGCCCTGATGGCAGAACTTAAGGCGATTACGGACAAAGTATCGCCTGCGGATATTTTACTGGTTGTTGATTCGATGATTGGTCAGGAAGCACTTCATGTAGCTCAGGGTTTCCGCCAGGCTGTGAATCTGACCGGCCTCATCATGACAAAAATGGATGGCGACTCTCGAGGCGGGGCGGCGATTTCAATTCGTTCGGTTACCGGGGTTCCTATCAAATTCCTCGGTACAGGTGAAGGGATCGATGCCCTTGAGGTGTACGACCCTTCTCGTTTGGCTTCTCGTATTTTGGGCATGGGAGATGTCATTGGCTTAATTGAAAAGGCTCAGCAAGCCTATGATGAGAAAACTGCCCGCGAGCAAGCCGAGAAAATGATGAGTGGGCGTTTCACCCTTGAGGATTTTGCCAATCAATTGCGGCAGGTAAAGAAATTGGGGCCTCTTGCACAAATTCTTGAGATGTTACCAGGGCAATTGGGACAAGCCGCTAAAATGGTAGATCCTAAAGACGCTGAACGTCAGTTGAAAATGACGGAAGCAATTATCAATTCCATGACCCGGGAAGAGCGTTTGAATCCGGATATCCTGAATGCTTCTCGTCGACGTAGGATTGCGCGTGGCTCTGGGACTGATGTGCAAGATGTCAATCGTCTGATCAAGCAGTTCCGGGAAGCCCAAAAGTTATTTAAGACGTTTCAAAAGACAGGAGGGCGCGGGTTGCCCAATCTGTTTGGATGA
- a CDS encoding metalloregulator ArsR/SmtB family transcription factor produces MNAEIQNPSSSTVNELLAFFKALSDANRLRILGVLANQSMSVEQISTSLNLSPSTVSHHLAKLSEAGLVTAKPESYYNIYSLNSATLEEMSQRLLRKENLVQLAEEIDLESFDRKVIRDYMTPTGKLKTIPAQEKKLLAILRYLAQSFETGKSYSEREVNEILKKFHDDFASLRRYLIDYGFMQRENGVYQRIR; encoded by the coding sequence ATGAACGCAGAAATTCAAAACCCATCATCCTCAACAGTAAATGAGTTGTTGGCTTTTTTCAAAGCCTTGTCTGACGCTAATCGATTAAGAATCCTGGGGGTTCTTGCCAATCAATCTATGAGTGTTGAGCAAATCTCGACAAGTCTAAACCTGAGCCCCAGTACCGTCTCTCACCATCTTGCCAAATTAAGTGAGGCAGGATTGGTTACAGCCAAACCAGAGAGTTATTACAACATCTACAGCCTTAACTCCGCCACCCTTGAGGAAATGTCTCAGCGGTTGTTAAGAAAAGAAAATCTGGTGCAACTGGCAGAAGAGATTGATTTGGAATCATTCGACCGGAAGGTAATTCGAGACTATATGACCCCAACCGGAAAACTTAAAACCATTCCCGCTCAAGAAAAGAAACTGCTTGCGATTCTACGATACTTGGCACAATCCTTTGAAACGGGAAAAAGTTATTCAGAAAGGGAAGTAAACGAGATTCTCAAAAAATTTCATGATGATTTTGCCTCTCTTCGACGTTATCTGATTGACTACGGGTTCATGCAACGAGAGAACGGGGTATATCAGCGAATTCGTTAA
- a CDS encoding M24 family metallopeptidase, which translates to MYKKRYEKLQSLMQEHGYDILALNPGPSLFYLTGLSFHLSERPVVLLVPAGSSPTLILPKLEKEKLSQSQIPLQGVFFEDNPETWQNAFNQASELLQLSHKRIGYEAVRLRALEFFLLMKSAPNADFLNAESIIATLRMKKDAEELNRMQKAVEIAQNALLATLPMIKPGKSEKEIASELTAQLLRHGSDPEFPFYPIVSGGPNSANPHATPTERTLRTGDLLVIDWGASFEGYVADLTRTFAIGKIDSELQKIAEVVLRANEEGKRVAHSQIPIGEVDKATRKIITDAGYGEFFTHRTGHGLGLEGHEPPYIFSENNLLIEEGMTFTIEPGIYLPGKGGVRIEDDVVITQEGCYSLSNLSRELVML; encoded by the coding sequence ATGTACAAGAAACGTTACGAAAAACTCCAATCTCTGATGCAAGAGCATGGTTATGATATTCTTGCTTTGAATCCCGGACCTTCCTTGTTCTATCTCACGGGTTTGTCTTTTCACTTAAGTGAAAGGCCGGTGGTTTTACTGGTACCAGCAGGCTCCTCCCCAACTCTCATTCTTCCTAAACTTGAAAAAGAGAAACTATCTCAGAGTCAAATACCTCTTCAGGGTGTGTTTTTTGAGGACAATCCAGAAACATGGCAAAACGCATTCAATCAAGCAAGTGAACTCTTGCAACTTTCTCACAAGCGAATTGGATATGAAGCAGTGAGATTGCGTGCATTGGAGTTCTTCTTGCTCATGAAATCTGCGCCCAATGCTGATTTTCTTAACGCCGAGAGCATCATAGCCACATTGAGAATGAAAAAAGATGCAGAGGAACTAAACCGAATGCAAAAAGCCGTAGAGATTGCACAAAATGCATTATTGGCAACTCTGCCAATGATTAAACCAGGAAAAAGCGAAAAAGAAATTGCTTCTGAGCTCACAGCACAACTTTTGCGGCACGGTTCTGATCCTGAGTTTCCCTTTTATCCGATTGTATCGGGTGGGCCTAACAGTGCCAATCCCCATGCAACGCCAACAGAACGAACCCTGCGGACTGGGGATCTGCTGGTAATAGATTGGGGCGCCTCTTTTGAAGGATATGTTGCCGACCTGACACGCACGTTTGCTATTGGGAAGATTGATTCGGAGCTCCAAAAAATTGCTGAGGTTGTATTAAGAGCCAACGAAGAAGGGAAAAGAGTTGCCCATTCTCAGATTCCAATTGGTGAAGTCGATAAAGCCACCCGCAAAATCATCACGGACGCAGGGTATGGCGAATTCTTCACACATCGGACGGGACATGGCTTGGGTCTTGAAGGACACGAACCCCCTTATATCTTTTCTGAAAACAACCTACTCATTGAAGAAGGAATGACTTTTACAATAGAACCGGGGATTTACCTGCCCGGAAAAGGTGGAGTTCGCATTGAAGATGATGTTGTGATTACCCAAGAAGGCTGCTATTCTCTTTCTAATCTATCCCGCGAACTGGTGATGCTGTAA
- a CDS encoding MFS transporter — MPTNILLVAISLFFWGIGEGLFSYFQPVYLQQLGASSVKIGVIYGALGIAMTIAQAPAGFLADKIGNRPVMWASWVLGSASAIVMAFAMTENVFIAGMLLYGLTSFVIAPMNAYITSVRENWSIERALTTTAIAFNLGMIVGPKLGGIIATASGIKSIYQYSAGLFIISTLIILFAKKPSETETHPETQKSPKLIANRKFFVLLTSIGISTFAMYLPQPLTPNFLSNEAGISIGDLGNLGTIASLGNVLMAMIFGGLKGPDGFLVGQILGMIFAFSFWQGQSVYAFALGYLFMGGFRLMRLMGLAFARTLVQANETGTAYGLIETANGLAAFFAPTVAGFLYQQSPKGMYLYTLILISVVFLINLVLRLTFLRPQSGTIVTSSTSVSENLR, encoded by the coding sequence ATGCCCACAAATATTCTCCTTGTCGCAATCTCACTGTTCTTTTGGGGAATTGGTGAAGGGTTATTTTCTTACTTCCAACCCGTGTATTTACAGCAACTTGGCGCCTCTTCGGTAAAAATTGGGGTTATTTATGGCGCTTTAGGCATTGCGATGACGATTGCCCAAGCCCCGGCAGGATTTCTTGCTGACAAAATAGGCAATCGTCCGGTGATGTGGGCTTCATGGGTTCTGGGTAGCGCTTCAGCAATCGTCATGGCATTTGCAATGACGGAAAATGTGTTTATTGCTGGAATGCTATTGTATGGGCTAACATCTTTTGTTATTGCTCCAATGAACGCTTATATCACTAGCGTTCGAGAAAACTGGAGTATAGAACGTGCCCTGACCACCACTGCTATCGCCTTCAATTTGGGAATGATTGTGGGCCCCAAACTTGGAGGAATAATTGCAACTGCCAGTGGCATTAAGAGTATTTATCAGTACTCTGCAGGATTGTTTATCATCTCTACCCTGATCATTTTGTTTGCCAAGAAGCCTTCAGAAACAGAAACTCATCCAGAAACACAAAAATCTCCAAAGTTAATAGCCAATAGAAAATTTTTCGTCTTGCTGACATCCATAGGGATAAGCACTTTTGCTATGTACTTACCTCAGCCTCTAACCCCTAATTTCCTTAGTAACGAAGCCGGCATTTCTATCGGAGATTTAGGAAATTTGGGTACCATAGCCAGCCTTGGAAATGTCCTTATGGCTATGATTTTTGGTGGACTGAAGGGCCCAGATGGGTTTTTGGTTGGACAAATTTTAGGGATGATCTTTGCTTTTTCGTTTTGGCAAGGGCAAAGTGTTTATGCCTTTGCCCTGGGCTACCTTTTCATGGGTGGTTTTCGCCTCATGCGCTTAATGGGATTGGCTTTTGCCAGAACCTTGGTCCAAGCAAACGAAACCGGAACCGCGTATGGTTTAATTGAAACTGCCAATGGATTAGCGGCCTTCTTTGCACCAACAGTCGCCGGATTTCTTTATCAGCAATCCCCCAAGGGGATGTATCTTTATACCCTGATTTTGATAAGTGTGGTTTTTCTTATCAATCTTGTATTGAGACTGACTTTTCTAAGACCTCAATCAGGAACAATCGTCACCTCATCAACGTCTGTTTCGGAGAACTTGAGATGA
- a CDS encoding MBL fold metallo-hydrolase, whose amino-acid sequence MILEIIPFELGPLSNNTYLVADSESHTAIIIDPAFGSSAVVKTCLEKQLTIQGIWITHAHFDHIGGVEAVRKHFPQAQIALHPLDQSLWQDGGGSQLFGFHMKPLPAPEVLLNHKQTLPLGTTFFEVLHTPGHTPGHVCFVLHSQKVVFTGDLIFYRGVGRTDLPGGDPKQLYQSIREHIYTLPSDYHLFSGHGPSTTVEEERIENPYISD is encoded by the coding sequence ATGATTTTGGAAATAATCCCGTTTGAACTTGGACCTCTATCCAATAACACATACCTTGTTGCAGATTCGGAATCACATACCGCCATAATCATTGACCCTGCATTTGGCTCTTCTGCAGTTGTCAAAACATGTCTGGAGAAACAGTTAACTATCCAAGGGATTTGGATAACCCATGCTCATTTTGACCATATTGGCGGAGTAGAAGCCGTTCGGAAGCATTTTCCTCAGGCTCAAATCGCTCTTCACCCCCTTGACCAGAGCCTATGGCAAGACGGAGGAGGATCTCAACTTTTTGGTTTTCATATGAAACCGCTCCCTGCTCCAGAGGTTTTGCTTAACCATAAGCAAACTCTTCCTCTGGGAACCACTTTCTTTGAAGTTCTTCACACTCCCGGACATACTCCAGGACATGTTTGCTTTGTACTCCACTCCCAAAAAGTGGTTTTTACAGGGGATTTGATTTTCTATCGCGGTGTAGGAAGAACTGATCTACCAGGCGGAGATCCTAAACAACTCTATCAAAGCATCCGAGAACATATTTATACACTACCCTCAGATTACCATCTTTTCAGCGGGCACGGCCCCTCTACCACCGTTGAGGAAGAAAGGATCGAAAACCCCTACATCTCAGATTAA